One segment of Rosa chinensis cultivar Old Blush chromosome 6, RchiOBHm-V2, whole genome shotgun sequence DNA contains the following:
- the LOC112172982 gene encoding acetylserotonin O-methyltransferase, which yields MEDTQREPILEEKGEERAKVEVWNYVLGFSKIAVVKCAIELGIADAIESHGSPMTLLELSTTLKCDPSSLYRIMRFLVHQKIFKEVQPKIPSGPKIYAQSPLSRCLLKSGEPSMAALILLESSPVMLASWHGLSARILGNGTSTPAFKAVHGEDLWSFAAANPGHSKLINEAMACDASLALPALIESCLEVFNGIETIVDVGGGNGTTLGMLVKACPWITRGINFDLPHVVSVAEESDRVENVGGDMFDRIPKADAAIIKWVLHDWGDEECIRILKKCKEAIPEDKGKVIILEAVIEEDEIKDELTNVRLMLDMVMMAHTSTGKERTFTTSKTTITHGF from the exons ATGGAAGATACACAAAGAGAGCCTATTTTGGAAGAGAAAGGAGAGGAACGTGCCAAAGTGGAAGTGTGGAATTATGTGCTTGGGTTTTCAAAAATTGCAGTGGTAAAATGTGCCATTGAGCTTGGAATAGCTGATGCTATTGAAAGCCATGGAAGCCCCATGACACTCTTAGAGCTATCGACAACTCTTAAGTGCGATCCTTCTTCCCTTTACCGCATCATGAGGTTCCTAGTTCACCAGAAAATATTCAAAGAAGTCCAACCCAAAATCCCATCAGGCCCCAAAATTTATGCTCAATCACCTTTGTCCCGCTGCCTGCTAAAATCCGGTGAACCTAGCATGGCTGCATTGATTTTGCTGGAGAGTAGTCCGGTAATGCTAGCATCATGGCATGGCCTTAGTGCCCGTATTCTAGGCAATGGCACCAGTACTCCCGCATTTAAGGCAGTACATGGTGAGGATTTATGGAGCTTTGCAGCGGCTAATCCCGGTCACAGCAAGCTTATCAATGAAGCAATGGCTTGTGATGCAAGCTTGGCACTGCCTGCACTGATTGAGAGTTGTTTAGAGGTTTTCAATGGGATTGAGACCATAGTAGATGTGGGTGGTGGTAATGGAACTACTTTAGGCATGTTGGTTAAGGCCTGTCCTTGGATTACTCGAGGGATCAATTTTGATCTTCCTCATGTTGTATCTGTTGCTGAGGAGAGTGATCGAGTGGAGAATGTTGGAGGAGACATGTTTGATCGTATTCCAAAGGCCGATGCTGCAATTATCAAA TGGGTTCTTCATGATTGGGGAGATGAGGAGTGTATCCGTATACTGAAGAAATGTAAGGAAGCAATTCCTGAGGACAAAGGGAAGGTGATAATTCTGGAAGCTGttattgaagaagatgagatcaaagACGAGCTAACCAATGTGAGATTGATGCTAGACATGGTGATGATGGCTCATACTAGCACTGGCAAAGAGAGGAccttcactactagcaaaacaacaattacccacggattttaa
- the LOC112172983 gene encoding uncharacterized protein LOC112172983 → METCLQSLLISQFRIASSIILRLQVLQDSTNYGGGLNGVAHIQEAVLLKQMESLQKLLLSMNNTMGFCDFGSRMLVGMKTWPLKLFAPVSEKEKLSQMTAASYQQI, encoded by the exons ATGGAGACCTGCCTTCAATCTCTCTTGATTTCCCAGTTCAGAATCGCCTCCTCCATCATCCTCAGGTTGCAG GTGCTTCAAGATTCAACCAACTACGGTGGTGGCTTGAATGGAGTTGCCCACATTCAAGAGGCCGTGCTGCTCAAGCAGATGGAGTCTTTGCAAAAGCTCTTGCTTTCCATGAACAACACCAT GGGGTTTTGTGATTTTGGTTCCAGAATGTTGGTGGGGATGAAAACTTGGCCCTTGAAACTCTTTGCTCCGGTTAGCGAAAAGGAAAAGCTTTCACAGATGACAGCAGCTAGCTACCAGCAGATTTAA
- the LOC121050020 gene encoding uncharacterized mitochondrial protein AtMg00810-like — translation MDVKNAFLHGDLEEEVYMQLPLGHPQEGDPSLANGFRRSSADSSMFVRSGSSGRLVVLVYVDDLIITGENEEEINTLKKSLHHKFSINDLGVLKYFLGIEMATSSKGLFLNQRKYLMDLLEEAEMMDSKPCATLLESKLELKLEGDKLSNMSEYQRLVGKLIYLTITRPDITFAVSLVSQFMHAPMEAYLSIVKRILRYLKGSIGRGILMQNNQHTKIMGYSDADWAGNACDRKSTTGYCTFVGGNLVSWNSKK, via the exons ATGGATGTAAAAAATGCTTTTCTCCATGGGGATCTTGAAGAAGAGGTCTATATGCAGCTTCCTCTAGGTCATCCCCAAGAAGGTGATCCTAGTTTG GCAAATGGTTTCAGGAGAAGCAGTGCAGACTCATCTATGTTTGTTCGAAGTGGTAGTTCGGGGAGATTAGTGGTGCTTGTCTATGTTGATGATCTTATCATTACAGGagagaatgaagaagagatCAACACTCTTAAGAAATCCTTGCATCATAAATTTTCCATTAATGATTTGGGAGTGTTGAAGTACTTTCTTGGTATTGAAATGGCCACATCTTCGAAGGGGCTATTTCTCAACCAAAGAAAGTATTTAATGGATCTTCTGGAAGAAGCTGAGATGATGGATAGCAAGCCTTGTGCCACACTTCTTGAGAGCAAATTGGAACTAAAACTGGAAGGTGACAAACTTAGTAATATGAGTGAGTATCAAAGACTTGTTGGAAAATTGATTTACCTCACCATTACAAGACCAGACATTACTTTTGCAGTAAGTTTGGTAAGCCAATTTATGCATGCACCCATGGAAGCATATCTGTCGATTGTCAAAAGAATTCTTAGATATCTCAAGGGTTCCATTGGAAGAGGAATACTAATGCAGAATAATCAACATACAAAGATAATGGGGTActctgatgcagattgggctggaaatgctTGTGATCGGAAGTCTACCACTGGTTATTGCACTTTTGTTGGTGGAAATTTAGTGTCTTGGAATAGCAAGAAATAG
- the LOC112171368 gene encoding LOW QUALITY PROTEIN: uncharacterized protein LOC112171368 (The sequence of the model RefSeq protein was modified relative to this genomic sequence to represent the inferred CDS: inserted 2 bases in 1 codon) produces the protein MVVITTQPNTRIVGLYPEGSPSRNSRXGTGLNPGPGGGLEIVFNQQ, from the exons ATGGTGGTAATCACCACACAACCTAACACAAG AATTGTAGGGCTTTACCCCGAAGGGAGCCCTTCCAGAAATTCTCG GGGCACTGGGCTGAACCCAGGCCCAGGAGGGGGTTTGGAAATAGTTTTCAACCAGCAATAG
- the LOC112171885 gene encoding transcriptional elongation regulator MINIYO, producing MEKKQSTTRKNNKKKIFGNTALQLNDVDASCMVGGIVEKGYSDKPVLGPVAPPRPSVLHFPAARHRSEGPHWSPVNSKMDGEEGEGDSEDDEAVMDFDVVKPYAKPIVRKSKKDMNFSKRVEMEVDENRTSTVRETMRTSVRKNSSNQLRHRTKPVLANLKNEQESVLDNNDMEIDVIPKSPAVDIREEQVPVLLESEIDAENRARLQGMSTEEIAQAQDEIMGRLDPALLQVLKRRGEEKLKKERTSSSDKKDRKPYPSSHTAMPHVTAVNTSNHTWTDGLVPISGQAKGKLWNAWSERVEAVRGLRFSSDGTVVGNSLQQMPQVNLAGRDYLRTEGDPGAAGYTIKEAVSLTRSLIAGQRDLALALLSNVLNKALQNIHQNHVQITRQDANKVDRSVDWEAIWAYALGPEPELVLALRMCLDDNHKSVVRMCAKVIYYVLSCDVNENFFDVSEKLAPIHKDTFTAPVFRSKPEIDVGFLHGGFWKYNAKPSNVLALDEDIIDDEIEGKRTIQDDIVVAGQDFAAGLVRMGILPALCYLLESDPTAALEEYILSILIAIARHSPKCANAIMICERLLQTVVSRFIAKDNIEIQPSKIKSVRLLKVLAQSDRKRCFDFIKNGSFQTLTWHLYQPASFLDNWVKSGKEKCRLSSALMVEQLRFWKVCIQHGYCVSYFSEIFPYLCLWLNPPMLEKLIENGVLCEFASISKEAYLVLEALARRLPNLFAQKHHRNQISEDSGDDADFWSWSHVGPMVEIALKWIVWKNDPSVCKLFDREERISGHLVSQDLSVTSLLWVYSAVLHMLSRVLERVIPDDTVHLHESSSLVPWLPEFVPKVGLEIIKNGFVGIYSNAGCSFIEKLCNLRQQGDYETSLATVCCLHGLLGIIINIDKLITLARASVQTLPQNNTSSREEKILKDGILKGSLVELRSAKNMFVKLVASEWHLVQSIEKFGRGGPAPGVGVGWGASGGGYWSGTVLLAQADARFLTDLIETLKIVPDYDIHTEEEMMFIILAINSSLGVCVTAGPTDGTFVKKAINSLLDVSVLKYLDICIRRFLSSRGAKLFNWDDKEEDYLLLSRTLASHFSNRWLSVKKKLEDSDSKNISYSKSHKKGKSSLNTIYEDIDTSGITSQDLVVEWAHQRLPLPVCWFLSPVSTLCDGKTAGLKKSSKLQDLMQDPGDFLVVARAGLFFLLGIEALASFLPAGIHSPVKSVPLVWKLHSLSVLLLVGMGVLEEEKSRVSYEALQDLYGNLLHQARSRTLSSEPRNKNNLEILAFESEIHGTYSTFIETLVEQFSAVSYGDLIYGRQVAVYLHRCVEAPVRLAAWNTLTNSRVLELLPPLENCFTDAEGYLEPVEDNSDNLLAYVKSWTSGALDRAASRGSLAYTLVLHHLSAFIFESYTGDKLLLRNKLSRSLLQDFSSKQHHEAMMLTLIQYSKPSASQTIKQEDGAPAGTAIVKRLELLIEACEGSSSLLNAVERLKSSLKISQL from the exons ATGGAGAAGAAGCAGAGCACTACGCGCAAGAACAATAAGAAGAAGATCTTCGGCAACACGGCGCTTCAATTAAACGATGTAGACGCTTCGTGCATGGTCGGTGGTATCGTCGAGAAAGGCTATTCCGATAAGCCGGTTTTGGGGCCCGTTGCTCCGCCCCGGCCCAGCGTTCTTCACTTCCCTGCTGCTCGCCACCGCTCCGAGGGCCCG CATTGGAGTCCGGTGAATAGTAAAATGGATGGTGAGGAGGGTGAGGGTGATAGTGAGGATGATGAAGCTGTTATGGACTTTGATGTTGTAAAACCTTATGCAAAGCCAATAGTGAGGAAGAGTAAAAAAGACATGAACTTTAGCAAGAGGGTAGAGATGGAGGTTGATGAGAATAGGACAAGTACAGTTAGGGAAACCATGAGAACTAGTGTTAGGAAGAATAGCTCGAATCAACTGCGTCACCGGACAAAGCCTGTGTTGGCTAACTTGAAGAATGAGCAGGAATCAGTGTTGGACAACAATGACATGGAAATTGATGTGATCCCAAAGTCGCCTGCTGTTGATATTCGAGAAGAACAAGTGCCTGTTTTGCTTGAGAGTGAGATTGATGCGGAGAACCGTGCTCGGTTGCAAGGAATGTCAACCGAGGAGATTGCACAGGCACAGGATGAGATAATGGGGAGATTGGACCCTGCATTACTCCAAGTACTCAAAAGGAGGGGTGAAGAGAAACTGAAGAAGGAAAGAACCTCCAGCTCAGATAAAAAGGACCGAAAACCTTACCCTAGTTCTCACACTGCTATGCCTCATGTGACCGCAGTGAATACCTCAAACCATACATGGACTGATGGTTTAGTGCCGATTTCAGGCCAAGCCAAGGGCAAGCTGTGGAATGCTTGGAGTGAGAGAGTCGAGGCCGTAAGGGGATTAAGGTTTTCCTCAGATGGGACTGTTGTTGGAAATTCTTTGCAGCAGATGCCTCAAG TTAATCTTGCGGGGCGTGACTACCTGCGTACTGAGGGAGATCCTGGTGCTGCTGGTTATACAATTAAAGAAGCAGTGTCACTCACTAGGAGTTTG ATTGCAGGACAACGGGACCTAGCATTGGCTCTTCTTTCAAACGTGCTCAATAAGGCATTACAAAATATTCATCAAAACCATGTTCAAATTACCAGACAAGATGCTAATAAAGTTGACAGATCTGTCGACTGGGAGGCTATCTGGGCTTATGCACTTGGCCCAGAACCTGAACTTGTTTTAGCTCTCAG GATGTGTCTCGATGATAACCATAAATCCGTGGTTCGAATGTGTGCCAAAGTTATTTACTATGTATTGAGCTGTGATGTGAATGAGAACTTCTTCGATGTCTCGGAG AAATTAGCACCTATTCATAAGGATACTTTTACTGCCCCTGTATTTCGAAGCAAACCGGAGATTGATGTTGGTTTCCTTCATGGTGGGTTCTGGAAGTACAATGCTAAACCTTCTAATGTTCTTGCTCTTGATGAGGATATTATTGATGATGAGATTGAAGGGAAGCGTACAATTCAGGACGACATTGTTGTTGCTGGACAAGATTTTGCTGCAGGTTTGGTGCGGATGGGAATCCTTCCAGCGCTTTGCTATCTTTTGGAG TCAGACCCTACAGCAGCTTTGGAAGAATACATTCTTTCTATACTTATTGCTATAGCAAGGCATTCCCCAAAATGTGCGAATGCAATTATGATTTGCGAAAGGCTTCTCCAAACAGTGGTCAGCAGATTCATTGCAAAAGACAATATAGAAATTCAGCCTTCTAAAATTAAGTCTGTTAGACTTCTAAAG GTGTTGGCACAATCTGATCGGAAGAGGTGTTTTGATTTTATAAAGAATGGGAGCTTCCAAACTCTGACGTGGCATTTGTATCAACCTGCATCCTTCCTTGACAACTGGGTAAAATCTGGAAAGGAAAAGTGTAGACTTTCATCAGCTCTGATGGTTGAACAACTGCGGTTTTGGAAGGTCTGCATTCAGCATGGATATTGTGTGTCATACTTCTCAGAAATTTTTCCGTACTTATGCCTGTGGCTGAATCCACCTATGCTTGAAAAACTTATAGAGAACGGTGTTCTTTGCGAGTTTGCTTCCATCTCTAAAGAGGCCTACCTTGTATTGGAGGCTTTGGCTAGAAGACTTCCAAATTTGTTCGCACAGAAGCATCACAGGAATCAAATCTCAGAGGATTCTGGTGATGACGCTGATTTCTGGTCTTGGAGTCATGTTGGTCCAATGGTTGAAATAGCTCTGAAGTGGATAGTATGGAAGAATGATCCCAGTGTATGTAAATTGTTTGACAGGGAAGAACGAATTTCTGGTCATCTTGTTTCCCAAGATTTATCAGTGACTTCCTTGTTGTGGGTCTATTCAGCTGTCTTGCATATGCTTTCCAGAGTGCTTGAGAGAGTGATCCCAGATGATACTGTCCACTTGCATGAAAGTAGTAGTCTTGTGCCATGGCTTCCAGAATTTGTTCCTAAAGTTGGCCTTGAAATTATTAAGAATGGGTTTGTTGGAATATATTCTAATGCAGGTTGCTCCTTCATTGAGAAATTGTGTAATTTGAGACAGCAAGGTGATTATGAAACATCGTTGGCTACTGTATGTTGCTTACATGGGTTGCTGGGGATTATCATTAACATTGATAAGTTGATAACTTTAGCCAGGGCAAGCGTACAAACGCTTCCCCAAAATAATACTTCATCAAGAGAAGAGAAAATACTCAAGGACGGTATACTTAAGGGGTCATTGGTTGAATTGAGAAGTGCGAAAAATATGTTTGTGAAGTTAGTTGCTTCAGAGTGGCACCTTGTGCAATCCATAGAAAAATTTGGTAGGGGAGGTCCTGCTCCTGGGGTGGGAGTTGGCTGGGGTGCTTCTGGTGGAGGATATTGGTCTGGTACTGTTTTGTTGGCCCAGGCAGATGCGAGGTTTCTCACTGACCTGATTGAAACGTTGAAAATTGTCCCTGATTATGATATCCACACAGAAGAAGAAATGATGTTCATTATACTGGCAATCAATTCATCTCTAGGAGTCTGTGTAACTGCTGGGCCAACAGATGGTACTTTTGTGAAAAAGGCAATAAATAGTTTGCTGGACGTCTCTGTTTTGAAGTATCTGGATATCTGTATTCGTCGTTTTCTCTCAAGTAGGGGAGCTAAGCTGTTCAATTGGGATGATAAAGAAGAGGATTACCTGCTCTTGAGTAGAACATTAGCTTCTCATTTCAGTAATAGATGGTTATCTGTAAAGAAAAAGCTTGAAGATAGTGAcagcaagaatatatcatacAGTAAATCACATAAGAAAGGCAAGAGTTCCCTCAACACCATATATGAGGACATTGACACATCAGGTATAACCAGTCAAGATTTGGTAGTAGAGTGGGCTCACCAGAGACTACCGCTACCTGTTTGCTGGTTTCTCAGTCCAGTCTCAACCCTTTGTGATGGCAAGACCGCTGGTCTTAAAAAATCTTCCAAGTTGCAGGATCTCATGCAGGATCCGGGTGATTTTCTTGTAGTTGCTAGAGCTGGGCTTTTCTTCCTTTTGGGTATTGAAGCACTGGCTAGTTTCCTACCTGCTGGCATCCACTCCCCCGTTAAGAGTGTACCGTTAGTTTGGAAATTGCATTCTCTGTCTGTACTCTTACTTGTTGGGATGGGCGTGCTTGAGGAGGAGAAGAGCCGGGTTAGTTATGAAGCTTTGCAAGATCTCTATGGGAATCTTCTTCATCAGGCAAGGTCCCGTACCTTATCGTCAGAACCGAGAAATAAAAATAACTTGGAAATTCTGGCATTTGAATCAGAGATTCATGGGACATACTCAACATTTATTGAAACTCTTGTGGAGCAGTTTTCTGCTGTATCTTATGGTGATCTGATTTATGGCCGGCAAGTTGCAGTTTATCTTCATCGTTGTGTTGAAGCTCCTGTGCGACTTGCTGCCTGGAATACACTAACTAATTCTCGTGTTCTTGAACTTCTGCCACCTTTAGAGAATTGCTTTACTGATGCAGAGGGGTACCTTGAACCTGTTGAG GATAATTCTGATAATTTGTTGGCTTACGTGAAATCATGGACTTCTGGTGCCCTGGACAGGGCTGCAAGTCGAGGATCACTTGCATATACGCTTGTTCTCCATCACCTTTCAGCTTTCATATTTGAGTCGTACACAGGTGATAAATTATTGCTTCGGAATAAGCTCTCAAGGTCTCTTTTGCAAGATTTCTCCTCAAAGCAACACCATGAG GCTATGATGTTGACTCTTATTCAATATAGCAAGCCATCTGCATCACAAACAATCAAGCAAGAGGATGGAGCACCAGCAGGGACTGCCATTGTGAAGAGGCTCGAGTTATTAATTGAAGCTTGTGAAGGAAGTTCTTCACTTTTGAATGCTGTCGAGCGGCTGAAGTCTTCCTTAAAGATCAGTCAGTTATGA